A stretch of the Kushneria konosiri genome encodes the following:
- a CDS encoding mechanosensitive ion channel family protein, with amino-acid sequence MAASLSLAFHTRPWRHIAIIVTLLLGALIAAPSHAGDELSSAAQVLSGSASEAESSANTEAHGGIETTPSPRKDRDIQARIAGIFSEIDGLDAVNISVVQGVVTLSGETANEKKAQQAISLASRLTDVVTVNDAINRTLNVQDNVSTVFQELTAQAKGLIKALPLLLVGIVLFALVTWFGVWLSRRQRLWQRLTPNPFVAELLSQTIRVIFVIFGLILALSLMDAETILGTLLGGAGVIGLAVGFAVKDTIENYIASLMLSIRQPFRARDQVVINGQEGIVVRLTSRATILMTLDGNQLRIPNADVFKGTILNYTSNPERRFTFELGVDADDDPLAAIKVGLDAVHQLPFVLEEPRAIGIITQVGDSNIVLEFQVWVDQSNTDFSRARSIAIRETKHALEAAGFSLPEPIYRLRFNASLEQALERFQGQSPERLGSDAPMATADTTPEARGARQSDDAHPARARAKRILQDPGAETLFDARPDDKLKEKVEQEIAQNADETDLLNSRAPKE; translated from the coding sequence ATGGCCGCCTCGCTTTCTCTCGCTTTTCATACCCGCCCCTGGCGCCATATCGCGATTATCGTGACGCTGCTGCTGGGTGCGCTCATCGCAGCCCCGAGTCATGCCGGCGATGAACTCTCCAGTGCCGCTCAGGTCCTGTCGGGTAGCGCAAGCGAGGCCGAGAGCAGCGCCAATACAGAGGCCCATGGCGGCATCGAGACCACCCCGAGTCCGCGCAAGGATCGTGACATTCAGGCCCGCATCGCCGGGATTTTCTCCGAGATTGACGGCCTTGATGCCGTCAACATCAGCGTGGTGCAGGGCGTGGTCACGCTGTCAGGAGAAACCGCCAACGAGAAAAAGGCCCAGCAGGCCATCAGCCTGGCCAGCCGCCTGACCGACGTGGTCACCGTCAATGACGCCATCAACCGCACGCTGAATGTGCAGGACAACGTCTCGACCGTCTTTCAGGAACTGACCGCGCAGGCAAAAGGGCTGATCAAGGCCCTGCCCCTGCTACTGGTCGGCATCGTGCTGTTCGCGCTCGTGACCTGGTTCGGGGTCTGGCTCTCACGGCGCCAGCGCCTGTGGCAGCGCCTGACGCCCAACCCCTTCGTGGCCGAACTGCTGTCCCAGACCATCCGGGTCATTTTCGTCATCTTCGGGCTGATTCTCGCGCTCAGCCTGATGGACGCCGAGACCATTCTGGGCACGCTGCTGGGCGGGGCCGGCGTGATCGGTCTCGCGGTCGGCTTTGCGGTCAAGGACACCATCGAAAACTACATCGCCTCATTGATGCTGAGCATTCGCCAGCCCTTTCGCGCGCGGGATCAGGTCGTGATCAACGGGCAGGAAGGCATCGTCGTGCGGCTGACTTCGCGCGCGACCATTCTGATGACGCTGGATGGCAACCAGCTGCGCATTCCCAACGCCGACGTGTTCAAGGGCACCATCCTCAACTACACCAGCAACCCGGAGCGCCGCTTCACCTTTGAACTGGGGGTGGATGCCGATGACGACCCGCTCGCCGCCATCAAGGTCGGGCTGGACGCCGTGCATCAACTGCCCTTCGTGCTGGAAGAGCCCAGAGCGATCGGCATTATCACGCAGGTAGGCGACTCCAACATCGTGCTCGAATTTCAGGTCTGGGTGGATCAATCCAACACCGACTTTTCCAGAGCGCGCAGCATCGCCATTCGCGAAACCAAGCACGCGCTGGAAGCCGCCGGCTTCAGCCTGCCCGAACCGATCTACCGCCTGCGCTTTAATGCCTCTCTTGAACAGGCGCTGGAGCGCTTTCAGGGTCAAAGCCCCGAGCGCTTGGGCAGTGACGCCCCCATGGCCACGGCTGATACCACCCCTGAAGCAAGGGGCGCACGCCAGAGTGATGACGCCCACCCTGCGCGTGCGCGAGCCAAACGAATTCTTCAGGACCCCGGCGCCGAGACGCTGTTCGACGCCCGGCCGGATGACAAGCTCAAGGAAAAGGTCGAGCAGGAAATTGCCCAGAATGCTGACGAGACGGATCTGTTGAATTCGCGGGCGCCGAAGGAGTAG
- a CDS encoding TetR/AcrR family transcriptional regulator produces the protein MTSPEPLRAASARERLLDAAAILFYSDGIVATGIDAIVRRAGVAKKSLYNNFDSKAALVAAYLEARHGEWLALYESRMRKAFTPVDRVLAVFLAYQDHAEWAYERGFRGCGLLNAAAELPAGHDGRAVVLLHKRQVESLLAAPLKEMSDDEAAASRLAHQLAFLLEGAMVRAGLEGHSRCVREAHDMARVMVNAL, from the coding sequence ATGACGTCCCCTGAACCCCTGCGAGCGGCCAGTGCGCGTGAGCGACTGCTCGATGCCGCGGCCATCCTGTTCTACAGCGATGGTATTGTCGCCACCGGCATTGATGCCATCGTCCGTCGAGCAGGCGTGGCCAAAAAAAGTCTTTATAACAACTTCGATTCCAAGGCAGCGTTGGTGGCCGCCTATCTGGAAGCCCGCCACGGTGAATGGCTGGCCCTTTATGAATCCCGGATGAGAAAGGCATTCACCCCTGTTGATCGGGTACTGGCGGTCTTTCTGGCCTATCAGGACCACGCCGAGTGGGCCTATGAGCGCGGTTTTCGGGGCTGTGGACTGCTCAATGCCGCCGCCGAGCTGCCGGCAGGTCATGACGGTCGCGCTGTGGTCCTTCTTCACAAGCGCCAGGTGGAATCACTGCTGGCGGCGCCGCTCAAGGAGATGAGCGATGATGAGGCTGCGGCGTCACGGTTGGCGCATCAGCTTGCCTTTCTTCTTGAAGGCGCGATGGTACGCGCGGGTCTTGAAGGCCACAGCCGCTGCGTGCGCGAGGCCCATGACATGGCCCGGGTGATGGTGAATGCCTTATGA
- a CDS encoding restriction endonuclease: MLSFREAQTVEDLADLFYDFLPGSGNNKTAFPLAAAQAGIGELWIPGSKRPAIVQLLTSTLEYRRSHFTKLIITIVRQAMTYRRGKGNPLTRTEIDRLNGLLPSVEFKIPELLDPGFLNSFVQPKAEEPPPQMAESLSKAKAQELATQLIEITKLNPQARGLRFEGFLNELFAGSGLAPRGAFRLVGEQIDGSFKLHGQTYLVEAKWHGPQIGFADLMTFSGKVAGKASWSRGLFVSNSGFTAGGLEAFSRGRQTNLICVDGLDLFEVLSRQVSLIDVLEEKTRCAAETNRAFVAIRDLKLYHE, from the coding sequence ATGCTTTCATTCCGCGAAGCACAGACGGTCGAAGACTTGGCCGATCTTTTCTACGACTTCCTCCCGGGAAGTGGAAACAACAAGACGGCCTTTCCGCTGGCGGCGGCACAGGCCGGCATCGGTGAGCTGTGGATTCCGGGAAGCAAGAGGCCGGCGATCGTCCAGCTTCTGACGTCCACGCTTGAGTATCGGCGGTCCCATTTCACGAAGTTGATAATCACGATCGTCCGGCAAGCGATGACTTACCGGCGCGGCAAAGGGAACCCTCTGACTCGGACGGAAATCGATCGTCTGAACGGTCTTCTCCCAAGCGTGGAATTCAAGATACCGGAGTTGCTTGATCCGGGCTTCCTCAACAGCTTCGTCCAGCCAAAGGCCGAAGAACCTCCACCTCAGATGGCTGAGTCGCTGAGTAAGGCCAAAGCACAGGAACTGGCGACGCAACTCATCGAAATCACGAAGCTGAACCCACAAGCGCGTGGCCTTCGTTTCGAGGGGTTTCTGAATGAGCTTTTCGCTGGCTCCGGATTAGCGCCTCGTGGTGCGTTTCGGCTCGTTGGGGAGCAAATCGATGGCAGCTTCAAACTGCACGGGCAGACCTACTTGGTTGAAGCCAAATGGCATGGGCCGCAGATTGGCTTCGCCGACTTGATGACGTTCTCGGGAAAGGTCGCTGGTAAAGCGTCTTGGTCGCGGGGTCTGTTCGTCAGCAATTCCGGATTCACCGCCGGTGGACTGGAAGCGTTTTCACGCGGGCGGCAAACTAATCTGATTTGCGTCGACGGGCTTGACCTGTTCGAAGTCCTCTCACGTCAAGTTTCGTTGATCGACGTCCTAGAGGAGAAGACACGTTGCGCTGCGGAGACCAATCGTGCGTTTGTTGCTATTCGCGATTTAAAGCTGTACCACGAATGA
- a CDS encoding undecaprenyl-diphosphate phosphatase, translating to MLTLAALQAFVLGILEGLTEFLPVSSTGHLIVAGDLLNFNGDTATAFKIVIQLGAILAVMWEFRERVIGVVRGLPREPQAQRFALNVLVAFIPAVILGLLLADLIEHWLFNPVTVATALVIGGFVMLWAEKREHPVKAETVDDMTWPLALKVGLAQCLALIPGTSRSGSTIIGGLLFGLSRKAATDFSFFLAMPTMIAATVYSLWKYRDILHLSDLPIFAIGFVTTFIVAMLTVRALLKFIASHSYAVFAWYRIAFGLLILATWYFGIVDWSTAQA from the coding sequence ATGCTGACTCTGGCCGCACTGCAAGCTTTTGTTCTGGGGATACTGGAAGGACTGACCGAGTTTCTTCCTGTCTCCAGTACCGGGCACCTGATCGTTGCAGGGGATCTGCTCAACTTTAACGGTGACACGGCTACGGCCTTCAAGATCGTGATTCAGCTGGGGGCCATTTTAGCGGTCATGTGGGAGTTTCGTGAGCGCGTGATCGGGGTGGTTCGAGGTCTGCCACGCGAGCCACAGGCGCAGCGCTTTGCGCTGAATGTGCTGGTGGCCTTTATTCCTGCCGTCATTCTGGGACTTTTGCTGGCGGATCTGATCGAGCACTGGCTCTTTAATCCGGTGACGGTCGCGACGGCGCTTGTGATCGGCGGCTTTGTCATGCTCTGGGCAGAAAAGCGCGAACACCCCGTCAAGGCCGAAACGGTCGATGACATGACCTGGCCGCTTGCGCTCAAGGTCGGGCTGGCACAGTGTCTGGCGCTGATTCCCGGTACTTCGCGCTCGGGCTCTACCATCATCGGCGGGTTGCTGTTTGGCCTTTCACGCAAGGCGGCGACCGACTTCTCGTTTTTTCTGGCCATGCCGACCATGATCGCCGCCACGGTCTATTCACTGTGGAAATATCGCGACATTCTGCACCTGTCGGATCTGCCGATCTTTGCCATCGGTTTTGTCACCACCTTCATTGTGGCCATGCTGACGGTGCGAGCGCTATTGAAGTTCATTGCCAGCCACAGCTACGCGGTATTTGCCTGGTATCGCATTGCCTTTGGCCTGTTGATCCTGGCGACCTGGTATTTCGGAATTGTTGACTGGAGCACGGCGCAGGCGTAA
- a CDS encoding ATP-dependent helicase, producing the protein MKICARTTSGRRWSTFAMPLRSVSAAYLTQAADLARNPGQQAAYDSTGNCVMLAGPGSGKTKTLVLKLARVMAEDVRAPRGAACITYSQECARELTRRLERLGLREAPNLFIGTVHGFCLRHLLMPYGRLADLPVPFPLAVATQRQSDQAMRRIGDRLFGAGHPYKPMELGRHRRSILDRTSEDWTAEEELAAWAESYEAELRRTGLIDFDDIVIFGERLVSEHNWVLPLMQAKFPVLAVDEYQDLGVALHRIVKRMAFDGGVRLFAVGDPDQSIYGFTGADGALLQELAERDDVERVQLQLNYRSAASIVSASEMALGEARGYQSNDPDREAVIAMVECDDGLKGQAAHAIAEIIPTALAAKHGRALGDIAILYRDYRAGNVVADAITKAGLDFVRVDTAAPYRKVALTSWIEDCAAWCAGGWREARPQLRGLLDRWIGFHKARISEEKARAELQSLTRLLWSLRVDDGLARDFVAPLRNEMLDALIETEPSLADQADQVERMSTALAVGGALADLDLANLGSRDGSPLHLNLLTLHSAKGCEYDVVIMVGLDFGSLPWRDELPAARRESRRLFYVGLTRARDEIHMLYSGYVDTGRGRMHWGRSPFLNELEARIEEAEDD; encoded by the coding sequence ATGAAGATATGTGCCCGGACTACATCCGGCAGGCGCTGGAGCACATTCGCGATGCCCTTGCGTAGTGTTAGCGCTGCATATCTTACCCAAGCAGCTGATTTGGCCAGAAATCCTGGACAGCAAGCTGCCTATGACTCGACGGGAAACTGCGTGATGCTCGCAGGCCCTGGCAGCGGCAAGACCAAGACGCTGGTGCTCAAGCTTGCCAGGGTCATGGCTGAGGACGTGCGCGCGCCGCGAGGTGCGGCATGCATCACCTATAGCCAAGAGTGCGCGCGTGAGCTGACGCGCCGCCTAGAACGGCTGGGCCTGCGGGAGGCGCCGAACCTCTTCATCGGCACTGTCCATGGCTTCTGCCTGAGACATCTGCTGATGCCTTATGGTCGTCTTGCCGATCTTCCGGTGCCGTTTCCCCTTGCCGTTGCCACGCAGCGGCAGAGCGATCAAGCAATGCGTCGAATCGGCGACAGGCTCTTCGGCGCAGGTCATCCCTATAAGCCGATGGAGCTCGGTCGCCATCGACGGTCGATCCTTGATCGAACGTCGGAAGACTGGACGGCTGAGGAGGAGCTTGCGGCTTGGGCGGAGAGCTACGAAGCTGAACTGCGGCGAACAGGTCTCATCGATTTCGATGACATTGTAATCTTCGGCGAGCGGCTGGTATCGGAGCATAATTGGGTGCTGCCGCTTATGCAGGCGAAGTTTCCTGTCCTAGCGGTCGACGAATATCAGGACTTGGGCGTGGCGCTGCACCGCATCGTCAAGCGGATGGCGTTCGACGGAGGTGTCCGCCTGTTTGCCGTTGGCGACCCAGACCAATCGATTTACGGCTTCACTGGCGCGGATGGAGCTCTTTTGCAGGAGCTGGCTGAACGCGACGATGTCGAGCGGGTACAGCTTCAACTGAACTACCGTTCAGCTGCAAGCATTGTCAGCGCCTCGGAAATGGCTCTGGGCGAGGCACGCGGCTATCAGTCGAACGATCCGGACCGCGAGGCTGTTATCGCGATGGTTGAATGCGACGACGGCCTGAAGGGGCAGGCAGCGCATGCGATCGCCGAGATCATTCCCACGGCGCTTGCGGCCAAGCACGGCCGGGCGCTCGGCGACATCGCGATCCTCTATCGAGACTATCGCGCCGGCAACGTAGTTGCGGATGCCATTACGAAGGCAGGCCTCGACTTTGTGCGGGTTGACACGGCGGCGCCCTATCGCAAGGTCGCGCTCACGAGCTGGATCGAGGACTGTGCGGCTTGGTGCGCGGGCGGGTGGCGGGAGGCGCGCCCCCAACTGCGTGGCCTGCTGGATCGCTGGATTGGCTTTCATAAGGCCCGAATATCGGAGGAGAAGGCTCGCGCGGAGCTGCAAAGCCTTACCCGCCTTCTGTGGTCGCTTAGAGTAGATGATGGGCTTGCCCGCGACTTTGTCGCGCCCTTGCGCAACGAAATGCTCGATGCGCTGATCGAAACCGAGCCAAGTCTCGCGGATCAGGCCGACCAGGTCGAACGCATGTCGACTGCGCTCGCAGTTGGTGGCGCGCTAGCCGATCTCGACCTCGCAAACCTTGGCAGTCGCGATGGCTCGCCGCTTCACCTCAACCTTCTGACCCTGCATTCCGCCAAGGGCTGCGAGTACGACGTGGTCATAATGGTGGGGCTAGATTTCGGCAGCTTGCCTTGGCGCGACGAACTTCCTGCGGCACGGCGGGAAAGCCGCCGCCTATTCTACGTGGGCCTGACGCGCGCCCGCGATGAAATTCACATGCTGTATTCCGGTTATGTCGATACGGGCCGCGGGAGAATGCACTGGGGGCGCTCACCCTTCCTGAACGAGCTTGAAGCGCGCATAGAGGAGGCCGAGGACGACTAA
- a CDS encoding type 1 glutamine amidotransferase domain-containing protein — protein MSAARILMVLTSHDEMGNTGHKTGFWAEEFAAPYYTFLDAGCEIVLATPKGGAAPIDPNSEGEDAQTEATRRFYADDEAKARIANTARLADMRAEDFDTVFYPGGHGPLWDLTDNQDSIALLEDFLRQQKPIASVCHAPTAFLNLKDEQGEFVIKGKKVAGFTNEEEAAVGLTDVVPHLLEDELKHRGAEYQKVEAFAPFAVVDGLVITGQNPASSEAVAEKLLQSLKR, from the coding sequence ATGAGCGCTGCACGTATTTTGATGGTTCTGACCTCTCACGACGAGATGGGCAACACCGGCCACAAGACCGGCTTCTGGGCAGAAGAGTTTGCCGCACCCTATTACACCTTTCTTGATGCCGGCTGCGAGATCGTGCTGGCCACGCCAAAGGGCGGTGCTGCTCCGATCGATCCCAATAGCGAAGGCGAAGACGCCCAGACCGAGGCCACGCGTCGCTTCTACGCCGATGATGAGGCAAAAGCACGCATCGCCAATACGGCACGGCTTGCTGACATGCGTGCCGAGGATTTCGACACCGTGTTTTATCCCGGCGGCCACGGCCCGCTGTGGGATCTGACCGACAACCAGGACTCCATTGCGCTGCTGGAAGATTTCCTGCGCCAGCAAAAGCCGATTGCCTCGGTCTGTCACGCGCCTACGGCGTTTTTGAATCTCAAGGACGAGCAGGGCGAGTTTGTCATCAAGGGCAAGAAAGTGGCCGGCTTTACCAATGAGGAAGAGGCCGCCGTGGGCCTGACAGATGTGGTGCCGCATCTGCTGGAGGATGAGCTCAAGCACCGCGGGGCGGAGTATCAAAAGGTTGAGGCCTTTGCCCCGTTCGCTGTCGTCGATGGCCTGGTCATTACCGGCCAGAATCCGGCAAGTTCGGAAGCCGTGGCCGAAAAGCTGCTTCAGTCCCTCAAGCGCTGA
- a CDS encoding methyl-accepting chemotaxis protein: MTIRDLSISKQIGLGFFVAVLFLVLSGVLNSLSLRSVNDAMLSLYNDRVVPLKDLKVISDAYAVDVIDAVNKANAGLMTAEQALQNVRSAHEVINDHWADYMNTTLTPEEAEAAARAQSLFAAADTALNQVEQVLQGVSGQVEGQLAAIDGPLYAAIDPISDAIGELITLQLSAAQDGVALGESHYHQAMLNTLILALMAVAISIVVAVVITRGITGPLKQAVEQARAVAARDLSVSVEARSRNEIGQLLMAQNQMVQGLSQVVVSVRRNAESVASASAQISQGNDDLSQRTMVQSSAIEQTSASMEEMGSSATQNAENARKASQLTSSASVVASEGGEVVGQVVQTMREINDSSGRINSIVGVIDGIAFQTNLLALNASVEAARAGEQGRGFAVVASEVRSLAQRSAEAAKDIRSLIEESVQRVERGSVLVDQAGRTMSDIVASIKHVSEIVGDISGASSEQSLTVGQVSQAVNQIDETTQQNAALVEESAAAAASLKTQAHELVAAVGQFRLVR; the protein is encoded by the coding sequence ATGACCATAAGAGATCTCTCTATCAGCAAGCAGATCGGGCTGGGCTTTTTTGTCGCTGTCCTGTTTCTTGTGCTCAGCGGAGTCTTGAACTCGCTGAGCCTTCGTAGCGTCAACGACGCCATGCTGTCGCTGTATAACGACCGGGTCGTTCCTCTGAAGGACCTCAAGGTGATTTCGGATGCCTACGCGGTGGACGTGATCGATGCCGTCAACAAGGCCAATGCCGGTCTGATGACAGCCGAGCAGGCGTTGCAGAACGTGCGCAGCGCCCATGAGGTCATCAATGATCACTGGGCCGACTATATGAACACGACGCTGACGCCTGAAGAGGCGGAAGCCGCAGCGCGTGCCCAGTCCCTGTTTGCGGCCGCCGATACGGCGCTCAATCAGGTGGAGCAGGTGTTGCAGGGCGTCAGCGGCCAGGTCGAAGGTCAGCTGGCGGCGATTGATGGACCGCTTTATGCCGCCATTGACCCGATCAGTGATGCCATTGGTGAGTTGATCACGCTTCAGTTGAGCGCCGCCCAGGACGGTGTGGCGCTCGGCGAGTCCCATTATCATCAGGCGATGCTGAACACGTTGATACTGGCACTAATGGCCGTGGCGATCTCGATTGTCGTGGCGGTGGTGATTACCCGTGGTATCACCGGGCCACTGAAACAGGCAGTTGAACAGGCCAGAGCGGTGGCCGCCAGGGATCTGTCGGTCAGCGTTGAGGCGCGCTCGCGTAATGAAATCGGCCAGCTTCTGATGGCGCAAAATCAGATGGTGCAGGGGCTTTCGCAGGTAGTGGTTAGCGTGCGCCGCAACGCCGAAAGCGTGGCCTCGGCCAGTGCACAGATTTCTCAGGGCAATGATGATCTGAGCCAGCGCACCATGGTGCAGTCTTCCGCCATCGAGCAGACTTCCGCCTCCATGGAGGAGATGGGGTCGAGTGCGACACAAAATGCCGAGAATGCCCGCAAGGCCAGTCAGCTGACGTCCAGTGCCAGTGTCGTGGCGTCCGAGGGAGGAGAGGTGGTCGGTCAGGTCGTGCAGACAATGCGTGAGATCAATGACAGCAGCGGTCGGATCAACAGCATCGTGGGTGTGATCGATGGCATCGCCTTCCAGACCAATCTGCTGGCACTTAACGCCTCGGTGGAGGCCGCGCGTGCCGGCGAGCAGGGACGCGGATTTGCGGTGGTGGCCAGTGAGGTCCGCAGTCTGGCCCAGCGCAGTGCCGAGGCGGCGAAGGATATCCGTTCACTGATCGAGGAAAGCGTTCAGCGGGTTGAGCGCGGCTCGGTGCTGGTGGATCAGGCGGGCCGAACCATGAGCGACATTGTCGCGTCCATCAAACATGTCAGCGAGATCGTCGGTGACATCAGCGGAGCCAGCAGCGAGCAGAGCCTGACGGTGGGGCAGGTCAGCCAGGCCGTCAACCAGATTGATGAAACCACTCAGCAGAATGCGGCACTGGTCGAGGAGTCGGCTGCGGCCGCAGCCAGCCTGAAAACCCAGGCACATGAACTGGTGGCAGCCGTTGGTCAGTTCAGGCTGGTACGGTAA
- a CDS encoding GNAT family N-acetyltransferase — MSVIISPIQPEDEARFLEAVARSRELLGEWVNPPSDSDRFAQHVARYSSEHNVSYLARTSEGELIGCININNIVRGAFQSGALGYYAFSPYNGRGLMKQAMSLVISEAFGHHQLHRLEANIQPDNPASIALIRSLGFRFEGHSPRFLNIAGQWRDHDRYAITVEEWS, encoded by the coding sequence ATGAGTGTGATCATTTCACCAATTCAGCCCGAGGATGAGGCACGGTTTCTTGAGGCAGTGGCGCGAAGCCGCGAGCTACTGGGCGAGTGGGTCAATCCGCCTTCTGATTCAGATCGCTTTGCCCAGCACGTTGCGAGGTACTCGTCGGAGCATAATGTCAGCTATCTGGCTCGTACCAGCGAAGGCGAACTCATCGGCTGTATCAACATCAACAACATCGTGCGCGGCGCTTTTCAGTCAGGGGCACTCGGTTATTACGCGTTCTCGCCATATAACGGTCGGGGCCTGATGAAACAGGCGATGTCACTGGTCATCTCCGAGGCCTTTGGCCACCACCAGCTGCACCGGCTGGAAGCCAACATTCAACCCGATAATCCGGCCTCCATCGCGCTGATCAGATCGCTGGGGTTCAGGTTTGAGGGGCATTCGCCGCGCTTTCTCAACATTGCCGGGCAGTGGCGGGACCATGACCGATACGCCATCACGGTGGAGGAGTGGTCATGA
- the bla gene encoding class A beta-lactamase, whose translation MPLIHRRHLLRMASLLPLAALPLPALAKTAAAASDQKIQDRIQALEAQHGGRLGVALMNVGTGAVVSHRGDERFLFNSTCKVVIAAALLAQVDNDKASLDQRIEVKASDLTGWTPITEQKLGSPGMTIAELCQAAVAWSDNAAANLLIERLGGPESVTAFLRNIGDATTRLDRTEPALNEHDHQGDERDTTTPLAMMQTLQTLLLGDALSPSSRHQLAAWMIEGKTGNARLRAGMPANWLIAEKTGTNSVGNAADIGLAWTPDRGAVIAIAYVYLPEADKAQRDQVIADIGRLAASV comes from the coding sequence ATGCCGCTGATCCATCGTCGACACCTGCTACGTATGGCCTCCCTGCTGCCGCTGGCAGCATTGCCCCTGCCCGCCCTTGCCAAAACGGCGGCGGCCGCGAGCGATCAGAAGATTCAGGACAGAATTCAAGCGCTGGAGGCCCAGCACGGCGGGCGGCTGGGTGTGGCGCTGATGAATGTGGGCACAGGCGCGGTGGTCAGCCATCGCGGCGACGAGCGGTTTTTATTCAACAGTACCTGCAAGGTCGTCATTGCCGCCGCCCTGCTGGCGCAGGTAGATAATGACAAGGCCTCGCTGGATCAGCGCATCGAGGTCAAGGCATCCGACCTGACCGGCTGGACACCCATCACCGAGCAGAAGCTCGGCAGCCCCGGCATGACCATTGCCGAACTGTGTCAGGCGGCCGTGGCTTGGAGCGATAATGCCGCCGCCAACCTTCTGATCGAACGCCTTGGCGGGCCGGAAAGCGTGACGGCCTTTCTGCGCAATATTGGAGATGCCACCACCCGGCTGGATCGAACCGAGCCTGCGCTGAACGAGCACGATCATCAGGGTGATGAGCGCGATACCACCACGCCGCTGGCGATGATGCAGACGCTTCAAACCCTTCTGCTGGGGGACGCTCTATCGCCGTCATCACGCCATCAGCTCGCCGCCTGGATGATCGAGGGCAAGACAGGAAATGCCCGCCTGCGCGCCGGAATGCCCGCCAACTGGCTGATCGCCGAGAAAACCGGCACCAACAGCGTTGGCAATGCCGCCGACATCGGACTTGCCTGGACGCCCGATCGCGGCGCGGTGATCGCTATCGCCTATGTCTATCTGCCAGAGGCCGACAAGGCGCAGCGTGATCAGGTCATTGCCGACATCGGCCGGCTGGCAGCAAGCGTCTGA
- a CDS encoding metallothionein, producing the protein MSDQTTCACPKCTCDVKDNAVERDGELYCCQACATGHADGSKDCGHNCSCGE; encoded by the coding sequence ATGTCTGATCAAACCACCTGCGCCTGCCCGAAATGCACCTGTGACGTTAAAGACAATGCCGTTGAGCGTGACGGCGAGCTTTACTGCTGCCAGGCCTGTGCCACCGGCCATGCCGACGGCTCGAAGGATTGCGGTCACAACTGCAGCTGCGGCGAGTAA